Proteins encoded together in one Apus apus isolate bApuApu2 chromosome Z, bApuApu2.pri.cur, whole genome shotgun sequence window:
- the LOC127395456 gene encoding uncharacterized protein LOC127395456, giving the protein MDNQAFEMHGESIQSSSKAKEWPKKEEGRKGSWSLMKVFLLCLLACVITTAIGVLVLSLVYVNTTAFLRETGGKEDGPPSPEPEEKRVDIKFQFLNHLQKSKVFNYPGGEIQWARFRNDVKEYQNDEEMEFGRSINNHRSRMTFGTLRIKSKGLRAPHWHFNANEHGYMLQGSAWVGVVGPDDSVVTTYNVTAGQVVFFPRNTVHWIKNVGAEDCLFLLFFTTHEELQTLDVDDAFFSTPEDIAARALKPQGGVNFIRTFKKQAEDQAVNLPPNLDELVHNATYVQSPDSLVWQYFYNLKGSAEYPFPGGVFQWARYRRNTTGLNETEKIFSESLNKHENTLTLATLRIFSNGLGQPHFHFNANEMGYVISGCAQAGVILSGVTANFNIGIGDVIFFPVGTQHYIKSVCDEDLLLILAYSTGNQLETLRMKDYFHGTADHILAQLFFKKQEEFQKFPRAAKK; this is encoded by the exons ATGGATAACCAGGCGTTTGAAATGCACGGAGAGAGCATCCAGAGTTCTTCCAAAGCCAAAGAGTGGCCAAAGAAAGAAGAG gGAAGAAAGGGCAGCTGGTCCCTGATGAAAgtcttcctgctctgcttgctggCCTGTGTCATCACCACTGCCATCGGGGTGCTGGTCCTCTCCTTGGTCTATGTCAACACCACTGCCTTCCTGAGAGAGACAGGGGGGAAAGAGGATGGTCCCCCTTCCCCAGAGCCCGAGGAGAAACGTGTGGATATCAAATTCCAGTTCCTCAATCACCTGCAGAAATCAAAG GTATTTAACTACCCAGGTGGTGAAATTCAGTGGGCAAGATTCAGGAATGATGTCAAGGAATATCAAAATGATGAAGAAATGGAGTTTGGGAGAAGTATCAATAACCATCGTTCCAGAATGACTTTTGGCACCTTGAGGATCAAGAGCAAAGGGCTCCGGGCTCCTCACTGGCATTTTAATGCCAATGAACATGGCTACATGCTCCAG GGCAGTGCCTGGGTTGGAGTTGTTGGTCCAGATGACAGCGTGGTCACCACATACAACGTCACAGCTGGCCAAGTGGTCTTCTTCCCTAGGAACACTGTGCACTGGATAAAGAATGTAGGAGCAGAGGACTGtctcttcctgctgtttttcaCAACACATGAAGAACTGCAGACCTTGGATGTAGATGATGCATTTTTCTCCACCCCAGAGGATATAGCAGCTAGAGCACTAAAG CCACAAGGTGGAGTCAACTTCATCAGAACGTTCAAGAAGCAAGCAGAGGACCAGGCAGTGAACCTCCCACCCAACTTGGATGAGCTTGTCCACAACGCCACCTACGTGCAGTCCCCGGACAGCCTGGTCTGGCAGTACTTCTACAACCTGAAAG GGTCAGCAGAGTATCCCTTTCCTGGAGGGGTCTTCCAGTGGGCTCGCTACCGCAGGAACACCACCGGCCTCAACGAGACGGAGAAGATCTTCAGCGAGTCCCTCAACAAG CACGAGAACACCCTTACCTTGGCAACCCTCAGGATATTCAGCAACGGGCTGGGCCAGCCCCATTTCCACTTCAATGCCAACGAGATGGGCTATGTCATCAGTGGCTGTGCACAG GCTGGAGTTATTCTCTCTGGAGTCACTGCCAACTTCAACATTGGCATTGGGGATGTCATATTTTTCCCTGTTGGGACCCAGCATTACATCAAGAGTGTGTGTGATGAGGATCTGCTCCTGATTTTGGCCTACAGCACAGGAAACCAG